From Methanobacterium congolense, one genomic window encodes:
- the comE gene encoding sulfopyruvate decarboxylase subunit beta, giving the protein MKKIDAIKLITDELEDELVVCNIGFPSRELYHVKDKATHFYMLGSMGLASSIGLGLALSTEQKVIVFDGDGSVLMNMGSLVTIYNQNPKNMVLVVLDNECYGSTGSQCTYASSFDMWKIAESIGFREVFYFKDEINFREVLDAEGPVFVHVKVEPGNANVPIIPMDACAIKERFMAEVKH; this is encoded by the coding sequence ATGAAGAAGATAGATGCTATTAAACTTATCACAGATGAACTTGAGGATGAACTCGTTGTCTGCAATATAGGATTCCCATCAAGGGAACTTTACCATGTTAAAGACAAGGCCACCCATTTTTACATGCTGGGTTCAATGGGACTGGCATCCTCCATCGGACTTGGACTTGCACTGTCCACAGAACAGAAGGTAATTGTATTTGACGGTGATGGCTCTGTTCTCATGAACATGGGAAGCCTTGTAACCATTTACAACCAGAATCCAAAAAATATGGTGCTGGTGGTGCTTGACAATGAATGCTATGGTTCAACAGGTTCCCAGTGCACCTACGCATCATCCTTCGACATGTGGAAGATTGCAGAGAGCATAGGATTCAGGGAAGTGTTTTACTTCAAGGATGAAATCAATTTCAGGGAAGTTTTAGATGCAGAGGGACCTGTTTTTGTCCACGTCAAGGTTGAACCTGGAAATGCAAATGTTCCAATAATACCCATGGATGCATGTGCCATAAAGGAACGTTTCATGGCTGAAGTGAAACACTGA
- the gatB gene encoding Asp-tRNA(Asn)/Glu-tRNA(Gln) amidotransferase subunit GatB — protein sequence MKCGLEIHVQLETDSKLFCTCHTNYQEAPANTNICHVCLNQPGAKPYPPNRDALDGAVMIALMLGCKISPDVTYFQRKHYDYPDLSSGYQRTSIPIGYEGDLNGVRIREVHLEEDPGQYKPDLGIVDFNRSGIPLIEIVTEPDMTSPEAARTFLRELIRVLEYSGSARGEGTMRADVNISLEGGKRAEIKNINSIKGAYKALKFEMIRQKNLLKRGIEIKQETRAFLESQMITVPMRLKEEAEDYRYIPDPDLPPMLAEEERVEAIREAMPEPSHIKTERFVAEYGIEKDHAKVLTSELDLADAFEEVAKVVDPEFAALWMRDELKRVVYYNKLSFKESEITPAQIIDLLQLLQNKKVTAKAGKKIMENLPKNSKMPSTIAEELGLLGVVEEDVVVAAVKQAIDENPEAVSDYHEGKKNAMNFLIGQVMRLTRGKADPGETHKLIEAELKE from the coding sequence ATGAAATGCGGACTGGAAATTCATGTTCAGCTTGAAACTGATTCCAAATTATTCTGTACCTGTCATACAAATTATCAGGAAGCCCCAGCAAATACAAACATATGTCATGTCTGTCTGAACCAGCCAGGGGCCAAACCCTACCCACCAAACAGGGATGCACTTGACGGTGCTGTAATGATAGCCCTCATGCTGGGCTGTAAAATATCACCGGATGTCACCTACTTCCAGAGGAAGCACTACGATTACCCTGACCTCTCCTCAGGTTACCAGCGTACATCCATCCCCATAGGATACGAGGGAGATTTGAACGGTGTCAGGATAAGGGAGGTTCACCTTGAGGAGGATCCAGGTCAGTACAAACCAGATCTTGGAATTGTGGACTTCAACAGGTCAGGAATACCTCTCATTGAGATCGTTACAGAACCTGATATGACCTCACCTGAAGCAGCCCGTACTTTCCTCAGAGAACTTATTAGGGTTCTTGAATACAGTGGAAGTGCCCGTGGAGAGGGTACAATGCGTGCAGATGTTAACATATCCCTTGAGGGAGGTAAAAGGGCTGAGATCAAGAACATAAACTCAATAAAAGGTGCTTACAAGGCCCTGAAGTTCGAGATGATACGTCAGAAAAATCTCCTGAAACGTGGAATAGAAATAAAACAGGAAACAAGGGCTTTCCTGGAATCACAGATGATAACTGTTCCAATGCGTCTTAAAGAAGAGGCAGAAGATTACAGGTACATACCTGATCCAGATCTACCTCCAATGCTTGCAGAGGAGGAAAGAGTTGAGGCAATAAGGGAAGCAATGCCAGAACCATCCCACATCAAAACTGAAAGGTTTGTAGCAGAGTACGGAATTGAAAAGGACCATGCAAAGGTCTTAACCTCAGAACTCGATCTTGCAGATGCCTTTGAGGAAGTTGCAAAGGTCGTGGATCCAGAGTTCGCTGCACTATGGATGAGGGATGAACTCAAGCGTGTTGTTTACTACAACAAGCTGAGCTTCAAGGAAAGTGAAATAACGCCTGCGCAGATCATAGATTTGCTCCAGCTTCTGCAGAATAAGAAGGTCACTGCCAAAGCAGGTAAGAAGATCATGGAGAACCTGCCAAAAAATTCCAAGATGCCCTCCACCATAGCAGAGGAACTGGGTCTTTTAGGTGTTGTTGAGGAAGATGTGGTTGTGGCTGCAGTGAAACAGGCCATAGATGAAAACCCTGAAGCAGTTTCAGATTACCATGAAGGTAAGAAAAACGCGATGAACTTCCTTATAGGTCAGGTTATGAGGCTTACAAGGGGAAAAGCTGATCCTGGTGAAACTCATAAATTAATTGAAGCTGAATTGAAGGAGTAA
- the hisE gene encoding phosphoribosyl-ATP diphosphatase encodes MKDKIIREVYRVLEERRDNPIDSYTSKIMQDSDKRAEDKILEKIGEECAEVLIASKNDENLVYESADLIFHTLLLLVYKGVELDELFEEFERRRK; translated from the coding sequence GTGAAAGACAAAATAATAAGGGAAGTTTATCGGGTTTTAGAGGAAAGACGTGACAATCCAATTGATTCATACACATCCAAGATAATGCAGGACAGTGATAAACGTGCAGAGGATAAGATCCTTGAAAAGATAGGTGAAGAATGTGCAGAGGTTTTAATTGCATCCAAAAATGATGAAAACCTCGTTTATGAATCTGCAGACCTCATATTCCACACACTGCTTCTTCTTGTTTACAAAGGTGTGGAACTGGATGAACTCTTCGAGGAGTTTGAGAGGAGAAGAAAATAA
- a CDS encoding nitroreductase family protein yields MENETLRVIKNRRSVRSYLDKAVSQEDLKILIKSGMAAPSAVDMRPWDFVVVKKKSTLKALADVMPFGKMLPGAGAAVVVCGVPEKSVPDAPEFWVQDCSAASENILLAAESMGLGAVWLGVYPVKERIEGVRKILNIPENVVPLNILSIGYPKGLEKPKDKFEMEKIHRERW; encoded by the coding sequence ATGGAAAATGAAACATTGAGGGTTATAAAAAATCGTAGAAGTGTTAGAAGTTATCTCGACAAAGCAGTTAGCCAAGAAGACCTCAAAATTTTGATAAAATCAGGTATGGCTGCACCAAGTGCCGTGGATATGAGGCCGTGGGATTTTGTAGTTGTCAAAAAGAAATCCACACTCAAAGCCCTGGCTGATGTTATGCCCTTTGGTAAAATGCTCCCTGGTGCAGGTGCAGCTGTGGTCGTCTGTGGGGTGCCTGAGAAATCTGTACCCGATGCTCCTGAATTTTGGGTACAGGACTGTTCTGCTGCTTCAGAGAACATTCTTCTGGCTGCAGAATCCATGGGACTTGGAGCTGTTTGGTTGGGTGTTTATCCAGTCAAAGAACGAATTGAAGGTGTTAGGAAAATACTCAACATCCCAGAAAACGTTGTTCCCCTAAACATCCTCTCAATAGGATATCCTAAAGGCTTAGAAAAGCCCAAAGACAAGTTTGAAATGGAGAAGATCCATAGAGAAAGATGGTAA
- a CDS encoding CBS domain-containing ParB/RepB/Spo0J family partition protein translates to MTSSALVKDYMTRDVITVTPDTPNEDVIKLMKATGHDGFPVKTDGKVIGMVTAFDLLLKEWVPHVEGIMSRDVVVSDQEMSINDAARVMFRMGISRLPVVDKDENLVGILTNTDIVRSHIERSTPMKVNYFKKTLEQLYNIKTKIVRMKVPIENLRPTQDKIYADELQGRTYELKRGLAEPTIVVKVGKRYVLVDGHHRTVAARELGYKEIDSYVIKIDKDMRLGLEKTADKNGIFSFKDIEIIDDAQHPLIAITGPLREIKK, encoded by the coding sequence ATGACAAGTTCAGCCCTTGTAAAGGATTATATGACTCGAGATGTTATAACGGTAACTCCTGACACTCCAAATGAAGATGTTATAAAGTTAATGAAGGCAACAGGTCATGATGGTTTTCCTGTTAAAACAGATGGAAAGGTTATTGGAATGGTAACAGCCTTTGACCTTCTCCTCAAGGAGTGGGTTCCACATGTTGAGGGTATAATGTCAAGGGATGTTGTTGTGTCTGACCAGGAAATGTCTATAAACGATGCTGCAAGGGTCATGTTCCGTATGGGAATATCCAGACTACCTGTGGTTGATAAAGATGAAAATCTGGTTGGAATATTAACCAACACCGATATTGTAAGGTCTCATATAGAGAGATCAACTCCAATGAAGGTTAACTACTTCAAAAAGACCCTGGAACAGCTTTACAATATAAAAACCAAGATCGTGCGTATGAAGGTACCCATCGAAAATCTGAGACCCACACAGGATAAGATATACGCCGACGAACTTCAGGGAAGAACCTACGAACTTAAAAGAGGTCTTGCAGAACCAACCATAGTTGTTAAGGTTGGAAAGCGTTACGTTCTTGTGGATGGTCATCACAGGACAGTTGCAGCCCGAGAACTTGGTTACAAGGAAATAGATTCCTACGTCATCAAGATCGATAAGGATATGAGGCTTGGGCTTGAAAAAACAGCTGATAAAAATGGTATATTCTCATTTAAGGATATAGAAATAATAGATGATGCACAGCACCCACTGATAGCAATAACAGGACCGCTCAGGGAGATAAAAAAGTGA
- a CDS encoding flavodoxin family protein, producing the protein MKVVGFVGSPREGGNTEILVDEMLKGASDNGAETKLFNLNSLKITPCQACERCKVNGGECATKDDMQTLYKEIRESDAFVLGAPIYMWQMSAQAKLFTDRLYAFFMTGFEEKYGKKEIALAFTQGNPDANAFNDYLNSVKDMYGLFGNVRDPLVAGGTHEPGEIRGNEDVLKRAREIGKDLVI; encoded by the coding sequence ATGAAAGTAGTAGGATTTGTAGGAAGCCCAAGGGAGGGCGGAAACACAGAAATTCTTGTTGATGAAATGCTGAAGGGAGCTTCAGATAATGGAGCAGAAACCAAACTTTTCAACCTCAACTCACTTAAAATAACACCTTGTCAGGCATGTGAACGCTGCAAAGTCAATGGTGGTGAATGTGCCACAAAAGATGATATGCAGACACTTTACAAGGAAATAAGGGAATCAGATGCATTCGTACTTGGAGCACCAATTTACATGTGGCAGATGTCAGCCCAGGCAAAACTGTTCACAGACAGACTTTACGCATTCTTCATGACAGGATTTGAAGAAAAATACGGTAAAAAAGAGATTGCATTGGCATTCACACAGGGAAACCCTGATGCAAACGCTTTCAATGATTACCTGAACTCTGTAAAAGATATGTACGGTCTCTTTGGAAATGTCAGGGATCCACTTGTTGCAGGGGGAACCCATGAGCCCGGTGAGATCAGGGGCAATGAAGATGTCCTTAAAAGGGCAAGGGAAATAGGAAAGGATCTGGTTATTTAA
- a CDS encoding DUF504 domain-containing protein, with translation MAKNILNMILWHPEMDVEKTRITYVHRGARGNLKTISGSSIESLEGGFLILNEGTHIPYHRIVKVESDKKVLWQK, from the coding sequence ATGGCAAAGAACATCCTGAACATGATACTCTGGCATCCTGAAATGGATGTTGAGAAAACTAGGATAACTTACGTCCACAGAGGTGCACGTGGAAACCTGAAAACAATCTCCGGAAGTTCAATAGAAAGTTTGGAAGGTGGATTCTTAATATTGAATGAAGGAACTCACATTCCATACCACAGAATCGTTAAAGTAGAATCCGACAAAAAAGTTCTATGGCAGAAGTAG
- the comD gene encoding sulfopyruvate decarboxylase subunit alpha yields the protein MDSSQAVYEALKKAGIDFVVTLPCVNLGEVLKMVECDPEIKHVPVTREEEGFGICAGAFMGGKKPAILMQNSGLGNSVNALASLFKLYQFPVLMVMSHRGTLGEKISAQIPMGKATPKVLDALDIPYFNPKTPEEALKVISDAWSLSETGGTPVGILLDIGFW from the coding sequence GTGGACAGTAGCCAAGCAGTTTACGAAGCCCTTAAAAAGGCAGGAATAGACTTCGTAGTCACCCTTCCCTGTGTGAACCTTGGAGAAGTTCTCAAGATGGTGGAATGCGACCCTGAAATCAAGCATGTTCCTGTTACAAGGGAAGAAGAAGGCTTTGGAATATGTGCCGGGGCTTTCATGGGTGGAAAGAAGCCTGCAATACTCATGCAGAACTCCGGACTGGGCAACTCTGTAAATGCCCTGGCTTCACTTTTTAAACTCTACCAGTTCCCTGTTCTCATGGTTATGAGTCACAGGGGAACCCTGGGTGAGAAAATATCAGCCCAGATACCCATGGGCAAGGCCACCCCGAAGGTTCTGGATGCACTCGACATACCTTACTTCAATCCTAAAACTCCTGAAGAAGCCCTGAAGGTTATTTCTGATGCATGGAGCCTCTCAGAAACTGGGGGCACACCAGTGGGAATTCTTCTGGACATTGGGTTCTGGTAG
- a CDS encoding aldo/keto reductase — translation MLYRELGSTGEKVSILGFGAMRLPTLDGQDAKIDFEKTKELVRYAVDCGVNYIDTAHPYHSGESERVLGEVLKDGYREKVHLATKLPSWKIQTREDMDFYLEEQMKRLQTDQIDFYLLHSLKKDYWENLSSLGVLEFLDDAVADGRIKYTGFSFHDEIDLFFEIIDSYNWDVCQVQYNLVDENYQAGIDGIRYASSQGIGVIVMEPMRGGALVNEVPREVQEIWDEAPVRRTPAEWALRFLWDKKCISTVLSGMNTFEQLEENLKIGEAGLPDSLTDDELDLVREVRRVYHQRMKVLCTECGYCMPCPDGVNIPGNFRYFNSAHMYGDVENARMNYYGLLTEKERASNCTQCGECEWICPQMIDIKGTLREVSKTFEK, via the coding sequence ATGTTGTATCGTGAATTAGGTTCCACAGGTGAAAAGGTATCTATACTGGGATTTGGTGCAATGCGCCTGCCCACTTTGGATGGTCAGGACGCTAAAATCGATTTTGAAAAAACAAAAGAGCTCGTACGCTACGCAGTGGACTGTGGAGTTAATTACATAGACACTGCACATCCCTACCACAGTGGTGAAAGTGAAAGGGTGCTTGGAGAAGTTCTCAAGGACGGTTACAGGGAGAAGGTTCACCTTGCAACCAAACTCCCAAGCTGGAAGATCCAGACAAGGGAGGACATGGATTTCTACCTTGAAGAACAGATGAAACGCCTTCAAACGGATCAAATAGATTTCTACCTTTTACACTCCCTCAAAAAGGACTACTGGGAGAATTTGAGCTCCCTGGGTGTTCTGGAGTTCCTGGATGATGCGGTTGCAGACGGCAGAATAAAGTACACTGGATTTTCGTTTCACGATGAGATCGATCTTTTCTTTGAGATAATCGACTCCTACAATTGGGATGTGTGTCAGGTTCAGTACAATCTGGTTGATGAGAACTATCAGGCAGGTATAGATGGTATAAGGTATGCATCAAGTCAGGGAATCGGAGTTATCGTGATGGAACCCATGAGGGGAGGAGCCCTTGTGAATGAAGTACCAAGGGAGGTTCAAGAGATATGGGATGAAGCTCCAGTAAGGAGAACTCCTGCAGAATGGGCTTTGAGATTCCTCTGGGATAAAAAATGTATAAGCACGGTTTTAAGTGGTATGAACACCTTTGAGCAGCTTGAAGAAAATTTAAAAATAGGTGAAGCAGGGCTTCCAGATTCCCTCACTGATGATGAGCTGGATCTTGTAAGGGAAGTTAGAAGGGTTTACCATCAAAGGATGAAGGTGCTATGCACTGAATGTGGTTACTGCATGCCCTGTCCAGATGGTGTGAACATTCCAGGAAACTTCAGGTACTTCAACAGTGCACATATGTATGGTGATGTTGAGAATGCCCGGATGAACTACTACGGACTCTTAACTGAAAAGGAGCGGGCTTCAAACTGCACCCAGTGCGGTGAGTGTGAGTGGATTTGTCCCCAGATGATCGATATCAAGGGGACCCTCAGAGAGGTTTCCAAAACCTTTGAAAAATAA
- a CDS encoding flavodoxin family protein, which translates to MAFNGSPRKKWNTAILLEKALEGARSRGAETELIHLYDLNYKGCKSCFACKLKGGKSYGRCNIKDELTPILDRITESDALILGSPIYLGTATGEMRSFFERLIFPYLVYDSEGSTLFPKRMPVGFIYTMGVTEKVMKEVGYLEHFKVAERLAGRIIGEAESLLVTDTYQFDDYSRYVSSRFDPEAKLKRRKEVFPVDCERAFDMGARFAGKNELLK; encoded by the coding sequence ATGGCATTTAATGGAAGTCCAAGAAAGAAATGGAACACCGCAATACTCCTTGAAAAAGCCCTTGAAGGTGCAAGATCACGGGGGGCAGAAACAGAACTCATACATTTATACGACTTGAATTATAAAGGCTGTAAAAGTTGTTTTGCCTGTAAACTGAAGGGAGGAAAAAGCTACGGCAGATGCAACATCAAGGACGAGTTAACACCTATCCTTGATAGAATCACCGAAAGTGATGCCCTGATCCTCGGATCTCCCATTTATCTCGGAACAGCCACAGGAGAAATGCGATCCTTCTTCGAGAGACTGATATTTCCATATCTGGTTTACGATTCTGAAGGATCAACCTTATTCCCTAAAAGGATGCCTGTTGGTTTCATCTACACCATGGGTGTGACTGAGAAGGTGATGAAAGAGGTGGGGTACCTTGAACATTTCAAGGTTGCAGAACGTCTTGCTGGACGGATAATTGGAGAAGCAGAGTCTCTACTTGTTACGGATACCTATCAGTTCGATGATTACTCCAGGTACGTTTCCTCACGTTTCGACCCAGAAGCCAAACTCAAAAGGAGAAAAGAGGTATTTCCAGTGGACTGTGAAAGGGCATTTGATATGGGTGCAAGGTTTGCAGGAAAGAATGAGCTGTTGAAATAA
- the purM gene encoding phosphoribosylformylglycinamidine cyclo-ligase — protein sequence MVTYSESGVDISLEEVTVSALTSKLKETLKFRDIITESGHFAALVKLGDKGIAMSTDGVGSKILVAEMMNDFSTVGIDCIAMVVNDILCVGAEPIAMVDYLAVEKPDPEAAAQIAEGLLEGCKQAKVAMIGGETASLPEIIKNFDLAGTGIGIVDLDSVVTGENIREGDVLIGIESSGIHSNGLSLARRVFFEEAGLKVDDPLPDDPDTTVGEELLRPTLIYVDPVVELLKADVDVHGLAHITGGGFTNLKRLKKGTGYDINTLPEPKPLFKSLQSLGVPLEEMYRVFNMGIGFVVIVNPEDADTTVKIIEKYNKAYKIGYALDDQEEKVKVKTFKDTIIQL from the coding sequence ATGGTAACTTATTCAGAATCTGGGGTAGATATAAGTCTTGAAGAGGTGACAGTTTCTGCACTGACTTCAAAACTCAAAGAAACCCTTAAATTTAGGGACATAATAACAGAAAGCGGTCATTTTGCTGCACTTGTTAAACTTGGAGATAAGGGTATTGCAATGAGCACGGACGGTGTTGGCAGTAAGATACTTGTGGCTGAAATGATGAACGACTTCAGCACCGTTGGAATAGACTGCATTGCAATGGTTGTAAATGACATACTCTGTGTTGGAGCTGAACCCATAGCAATGGTGGATTACCTTGCAGTTGAAAAACCGGATCCTGAAGCTGCAGCCCAGATAGCTGAAGGCCTTCTTGAAGGATGCAAACAGGCAAAAGTTGCAATGATCGGTGGGGAAACTGCATCACTCCCGGAGATAATAAAGAACTTCGACCTTGCAGGAACTGGAATTGGAATCGTTGACCTTGACAGTGTTGTGACCGGTGAAAACATCCGAGAGGGTGATGTTTTAATTGGAATAGAAAGCAGCGGTATACACAGTAACGGACTCAGCCTTGCAAGAAGGGTATTCTTCGAGGAAGCTGGTCTGAAGGTTGATGACCCACTGCCAGATGATCCAGATACAACGGTTGGTGAAGAACTCCTGAGACCCACCTTGATATACGTTGACCCGGTGGTGGAACTTCTGAAGGCGGATGTTGATGTTCATGGCCTTGCACACATCACTGGAGGAGGATTCACAAACCTCAAACGCCTTAAGAAGGGTACAGGTTACGATATAAACACACTACCAGAACCCAAACCCCTTTTTAAATCTCTACAATCACTTGGAGTGCCCCTTGAGGAGATGTACAGGGTTTTTAATATGGGAATTGGTTTCGTTGTTATTGTAAATCCTGAGGATGCAGATACAACAGTAAAGATTATAGAAAAGTACAACAAAGCTTATAAAATAGGTTACGCTTTAGACGACCAGGAAGAGAAGGTTAAGGTAAAAACCTTCAAGGATACTATTATCCAGTTATAA
- the comC gene encoding L-sulfolactate dehydrogenase yields the protein MKIQIDAEKSLIIEILKRMDVSEEDAKIVADVTADADLKGFTSHGIGRFPQYIKGLKAGTIKTDTEIVVERETVSTALINGNHRFGHVVASRGMELAIEKAKETGIGLVGIHDSNHFGATGYYTDMALMEDMIGVAIANTEPAVAPLGGKEPIIGTNPIAIGMPSNKNYVSVDMATSASARGKLIEAMRKGERIPENVALDADGNPTTDPEAALKGSILPFGAHKGYALSFMIELMAGPLVGASFGKEVTGTAHPEEMCTKGDLIVAIDPSKFGDVETFKTEVDDFISEVKAPGNIFIPGDMEVRNVKRYKEEGVSLDDKLLSQLKEIADEVSLDLEEIIGGQ from the coding sequence ATGAAAATACAAATAGACGCGGAGAAGTCATTAATCATCGAAATTCTGAAGAGGATGGATGTGTCAGAAGAGGACGCAAAGATCGTTGCAGATGTCACTGCAGACGCAGATTTAAAAGGATTCACGTCCCATGGAATAGGACGGTTTCCACAGTACATAAAGGGACTGAAGGCCGGCACGATAAAAACGGATACAGAAATAGTTGTTGAAAGGGAGACTGTTTCAACAGCCCTTATAAATGGTAATCACAGGTTTGGACACGTTGTAGCTTCCAGAGGAATGGAACTTGCAATAGAAAAGGCTAAGGAAACAGGAATAGGTCTTGTTGGTATTCATGATTCCAACCACTTCGGTGCCACAGGTTACTACACAGACATGGCACTGATGGAGGACATGATCGGTGTTGCAATAGCCAACACAGAACCAGCTGTCGCTCCCCTGGGTGGAAAAGAACCAATAATAGGTACAAACCCAATAGCAATTGGAATGCCCTCAAACAAGAACTATGTGTCTGTTGATATGGCAACATCCGCATCTGCAAGGGGTAAACTTATTGAAGCAATGAGGAAGGGTGAACGTATACCCGAGAACGTTGCACTGGATGCAGATGGAAATCCAACCACAGATCCAGAAGCAGCACTTAAAGGATCGATACTTCCATTCGGAGCCCACAAAGGCTACGCACTTTCTTTCATGATCGAATTAATGGCAGGACCCCTTGTAGGGGCTTCCTTTGGTAAAGAAGTTACTGGAACAGCACATCCAGAAGAGATGTGCACAAAGGGAGATCTCATAGTTGCCATAGACCCAAGTAAATTTGGTGATGTTGAAACATTCAAAACAGAGGTTGACGATTTCATATCTGAGGTTAAGGCCCCTGGAAACATTTTCATACCTGGTGATATGGAAGTTCGTAACGTTAAAAGGTACAAAGAAGAAGGTGTATCTTTGGATGATAAACTCCTTTCACAGCTCAAGGAAATAGCAGATGAGGTATCACTTGATCTGGAGGAAATCATAGGTGGACAGTAG